The following coding sequences are from one Prochlorococcus sp. MIT 1314 window:
- a CDS encoding TIGR03279 family radical SAM protein, with translation MWQEINYKEDPNDLLVPNITYKIKPAEIESIETNSIAQEIGFESGDSIISINGKKPRDLIDYQILISEEILDISVLDKNHEIHNISIEKDQDVNLGINFKDALFDSIKQCNNRCPFCFIDQQPNGKRKSLYIKDDDYRLSFLYGSYLTLTNLKKEDWERIAMQKLSPLFISVHATDPATREKLLKNKQAGVILDQISWFERNSIQIHAQIVVCPNINDGDILEKSILELAEFHKKTSQTVLSVAIVPVGLTKFRPENDGLKPVSKEYAIKTIKQIEKIQASLQITLGTRFCWLADEWYLIAGKNLPSYKTYENMPQESNGVGSIRSFLNTLSEQTTNLPQKIKNPKKVSWIVGKLVYESLFPTVNKLNLIDGLTINLYGLPSIYWGQEQVVTGLLTGEDLINGLQNKDLGEAIYIPSIMLKINTDLFLDDKNITEVENQLNTKIHVLSDSNDIINTLIGKSKKTINITNA, from the coding sequence GTGTGGCAAGAAATTAATTACAAAGAAGATCCCAATGATCTTTTGGTTCCTAATATTACTTATAAAATAAAACCTGCAGAAATTGAAAGTATTGAAACTAATTCCATTGCTCAAGAAATAGGATTCGAATCAGGTGATTCAATTATTAGTATAAATGGTAAAAAACCAAGAGATTTAATTGATTATCAGATTCTCATTAGTGAAGAAATTTTAGACATATCAGTTTTAGATAAAAATCATGAAATTCACAATATAAGTATTGAAAAAGATCAAGACGTTAATTTAGGTATTAATTTTAAAGATGCATTATTTGATTCAATCAAGCAATGCAATAATAGATGTCCATTTTGTTTTATAGATCAACAGCCAAATGGTAAAAGAAAAAGCCTTTATATAAAAGATGATGATTATAGATTAAGTTTCCTTTATGGCTCTTATCTAACTCTTACGAATTTAAAAAAAGAAGACTGGGAAAGAATTGCTATGCAAAAACTATCCCCACTTTTTATTTCAGTTCATGCCACTGATCCCGCTACAAGAGAAAAATTATTAAAAAATAAACAAGCAGGAGTGATTCTTGATCAAATTTCCTGGTTTGAAAGAAACTCTATTCAAATACATGCTCAAATTGTTGTTTGTCCAAATATAAATGATGGGGATATTCTTGAGAAATCAATTTTAGAACTTGCTGAATTCCACAAAAAAACTTCTCAGACAGTACTCTCAGTTGCAATAGTTCCTGTAGGACTTACAAAATTTAGACCTGAAAATGATGGATTGAAACCAGTAAGCAAAGAATACGCAATAAAAACGATTAAACAGATAGAGAAAATTCAAGCCTCTCTACAAATTACTCTTGGAACTCGTTTTTGTTGGCTAGCAGACGAATGGTATTTAATAGCTGGTAAAAATTTACCTAGTTATAAAACCTACGAAAATATGCCACAAGAATCTAATGGAGTAGGCTCTATTAGAAGCTTTTTAAATACATTAAGTGAGCAGACTACAAACCTACCCCAGAAGATAAAAAACCCAAAAAAAGTTAGTTGGATTGTTGGTAAATTAGTTTATGAATCTCTTTTCCCTACAGTTAATAAATTAAACTTAATTGACGGATTGACAATTAATTTATATGGCTTACCAAGCATTTATTGGGGACAAGAGCAAGTCGTAACTGGACTTCTAACTGGAGAAGACCTAATTAATGGACTTCAAAATAAGGATTTAGGGGAGGCTATTTACATACCATCAATCATGCTAAAAATTAATACTGATTTATTTTTAGATGATAAAAATATTACAGAAGTAGAAAATCAATTGAATACCAAAATTCACGTTCTTAGTGATTCAAATGATATTATAAATACTTTGATTGGCAAATCTAAAAAAACAATTAACATAACAAATGCTTAA
- a CDS encoding high light inducible protein, with the protein MTDENQTRFGFVNFAETWNGRMAMMGILIGLGTELITGQSILRQIGIG; encoded by the coding sequence ATGACTGATGAAAATCAAACTAGATTTGGCTTTGTGAATTTTGCTGAAACTTGGAATGGTCGTATGGCCATGATGGGTATTTTAATTGGTCTTGGTACTGAATTAATAACTGGACAAAGTATCCTTAGACAAATTGGAATAGGTTAG
- a CDS encoding DUF3120 domain-containing protein, with product MKELITKTLEVKDKLNYELDKTVDSYENSFLSNPISLRLWSSFFVILPIFVQAPWVRLEPISALCFTFVILFVAFVLNQKGSNKWFIVSSLLIGVSGSWLGGCLFWGWLSPFPILHIPVEAVVLPLALIGLGTNWKIGSSFYISSLFGTAVTDITIFLIGIMDQWRQVITADSENAPLILQKTSENLIQIKSLSIIVFVAFILWFISKEIFDFATINTTNGKALLVSSYVIQTTLIVDAIFIFLAILQPTFSGLV from the coding sequence TTGAAAGAATTAATTACAAAAACCTTGGAAGTGAAAGATAAATTAAACTATGAATTGGATAAGACAGTTGATTCATACGAAAATAGTTTTTTATCAAATCCTATATCTTTAAGATTATGGTCTTCTTTTTTTGTAATTTTACCGATTTTTGTACAAGCCCCTTGGGTTAGATTAGAACCAATAAGTGCTCTTTGTTTTACTTTTGTTATTCTCTTTGTGGCGTTTGTTTTGAATCAGAAAGGATCAAATAAGTGGTTTATTGTCAGTTCATTATTAATTGGTGTATCAGGCAGTTGGCTTGGTGGATGTTTATTCTGGGGATGGTTAAGCCCATTTCCTATACTACACATACCTGTTGAAGCGGTAGTTCTCCCATTAGCTTTAATTGGACTTGGTACTAATTGGAAAATAGGTTCAAGTTTTTATATCTCTTCTTTATTTGGAACTGCAGTTACTGACATTACAATATTTTTAATCGGAATAATGGATCAATGGAGGCAGGTCATTACAGCAGATTCAGAAAATGCACCTTTAATTCTTCAGAAAACCTCAGAAAATCTTATTCAAATCAAATCATTATCTATTATTGTTTTTGTTGCTTTTATACTTTGGTTTATTTCAAAAGAAATTTTTGACTTTGCGACGATCAATACGACTAATGGTAAAGCACTCTTAGTGTCCAGTTATGTAATTCAAACGACATTAATTGTTGATGCTATTTTTATTTTTTTAGCAATTCTGCAACCAACATTTAGTGGATTGGTTTAA
- a CDS encoding inositol monophosphatase family protein, with translation MNQTNLTNNQLIALDSLFELVSKRQIKDFGNISASNKADGSLITSCDLWSDKTIVEGLASIAPDEGVLSEEGGKSIPNTKAYWVVDPLDGTTNFAAGIPYWSISVARFVDGRPQSSFLIIPTLKKKFVSIKGKGVWLNNQKINPNQNNHQSECVSLCSRSIKILQKKPNSVFPGKIRLLGVSSLNLTSVAMGQTFGAIESTPKIWDIAAAWLLLEELNCSIKWLETDPLKLISGQNMSDVNFPLIACRSIEKISILKPWGNLLLEK, from the coding sequence ATGAATCAAACAAATTTAACTAATAATCAACTAATTGCATTAGATTCTTTATTTGAGTTAGTTAGTAAACGTCAAATAAAAGATTTTGGAAATATTAGTGCGAGCAATAAAGCAGACGGATCATTAATAACAAGTTGTGATTTATGGAGTGATAAAACAATCGTAGAGGGTCTAGCTTCTATAGCTCCAGATGAGGGAGTCCTTAGTGAAGAAGGAGGAAAGTCCATTCCTAATACAAAAGCATATTGGGTGGTCGATCCACTTGATGGGACAACAAATTTTGCTGCAGGTATTCCATACTGGTCTATATCAGTAGCAAGGTTTGTAGATGGAAGACCTCAATCCTCTTTTTTAATAATCCCTACATTGAAAAAAAAGTTTGTATCTATCAAAGGTAAAGGTGTTTGGTTAAATAACCAAAAAATAAACCCTAACCAAAATAATCACCAAAGTGAATGCGTTTCTTTGTGCAGTAGATCTATAAAAATTTTACAAAAAAAACCAAACTCAGTATTTCCTGGCAAAATCAGACTCTTAGGTGTATCTAGTTTAAATTTAACAAGTGTAGCTATGGGACAAACTTTCGGAGCAATAGAATCAACTCCCAAGATATGGGATATTGCAGCTGCCTGGCTTTTATTAGAAGAACTAAATTGTTCTATAAAGTGGTTAGAAACAGATCCTTTGAAATTAATTTCAGGACAAAACATGAGCGATGTTAATTTTCCATTAATTGCTTGTAGATCTATAGAAAAAATTTCAATCTTAAAGCCATGGGGTAATTTATTATTGGAAAAATAG
- a CDS encoding YihY/virulence factor BrkB family protein — MQHSLTWVLKSLWGACERWSKSDCIDLSAAFAYYTLQSFFPILLISLSIASWFLGKQEGLDQQIISIAAQLLPPSVVELVETTLINLIDQGFGAGILGAMFLLFTAGNAYLSLQRGSDRLWEDELPSKKVNAAWREQASRFLRNRIEAFLIVFFIGFLMVLDQISANLRMIPSNVLENLSKSNNLISHLLLKLPLLQVGQFAIPLIGFSLMALLLQALLPSRKVPLRPLLPGSFLIGIGLTTLNLAVSKSILSLGARFQAYGFIGGFLVLTLWVWLLGVILYFGQSWSVVIARMSLVNNRRHTRY, encoded by the coding sequence ATGCAGCACAGCTTAACCTGGGTTCTGAAAAGTTTGTGGGGAGCTTGTGAGAGATGGAGCAAATCTGATTGTATTGATTTAAGCGCTGCATTTGCTTATTACACATTACAATCATTTTTTCCTATTCTTCTAATTTCTCTTTCAATAGCATCGTGGTTTCTAGGAAAACAAGAAGGATTAGATCAACAAATAATTTCCATTGCTGCTCAGCTTTTACCTCCTTCAGTAGTTGAATTAGTAGAAACAACATTAATTAATTTAATAGATCAAGGTTTTGGAGCAGGAATTCTAGGTGCTATGTTTTTGCTTTTTACAGCAGGAAATGCATATTTATCTCTCCAAAGAGGTTCAGATAGGCTATGGGAGGACGAACTTCCCTCTAAAAAAGTAAATGCTGCTTGGAGGGAGCAAGCTTCGAGGTTTCTCCGAAATAGAATTGAAGCTTTTTTAATAGTTTTCTTTATAGGTTTCTTAATGGTATTAGATCAGATTAGCGCGAATCTTAGAATGATCCCAAGTAATGTTTTAGAAAATCTTTCAAAATCTAATAATTTAATTTCTCATTTATTGCTAAAGTTACCGCTATTACAAGTTGGTCAATTTGCAATACCATTAATTGGATTCTCTTTGATGGCTCTTTTGTTACAAGCGCTCTTACCTAGTAGAAAAGTTCCTTTGAGACCACTCTTGCCAGGATCTTTTCTAATTGGAATTGGCCTAACGACATTAAACCTGGCAGTAAGTAAAAGTATTCTCTCACTTGGCGCAAGATTCCAGGCATATGGTTTTATTGGAGGTTTTCTAGTACTTACTTTGTGGGTCTGGCTACTAGGAGTAATTTTATATTTTGGACAGTCTTGGAGCGTTGTTATTGCTAGAATGTCCCTAGTAAATAATAGAAGACATACGAGATACTAG
- a CDS encoding trypsin-like peptidase domain-containing protein, with translation MGIFCPSKIISQPLINTRFNDTNKYSTKSFITKAVEKTGSSVVTIETQRYVKKRKFPNDHKLFFDPYFERFFGLDLPNNNQPRIEQSQGSGFIFADGLVMTNAHVVNRSNSVIVGLTNGKKLKGKLIGQDFFTDLAVLKIEGKGPWPKAQLGDSTKIKVGDWAIAVGNPFGLENTVTLGIISNLKRNVTQLGIYDKKLELIQTDAAINPGNSGGPLLNSSGEVIGINTLIRSGPGAGLSFAIPINRAKEIAYQLINNGKAIHPMIGISLIDDSNFETNKNVVKVGYIVPNSPAEKSGIMIDDIIIKVGNKEIETASDVISEISKNGINKQINILLKRRNKFIGIKVIPTDITNLQ, from the coding sequence ATGGGTATCTTTTGCCCATCAAAAATAATATCCCAACCATTAATTAATACAAGATTTAATGATACTAATAAATATTCCACCAAATCTTTCATAACTAAAGCTGTAGAAAAAACTGGCTCTTCTGTAGTAACAATTGAGACTCAAAGATATGTTAAAAAAAGAAAATTTCCAAACGATCATAAACTATTTTTCGACCCATATTTTGAAAGATTTTTTGGATTAGATTTACCTAACAACAATCAACCAAGAATAGAACAAAGCCAAGGAAGTGGTTTTATATTTGCAGACGGACTTGTAATGACAAATGCTCATGTCGTAAATAGATCCAATAGTGTGATTGTTGGTTTAACCAACGGCAAAAAATTGAAAGGTAAACTAATAGGGCAAGACTTTTTTACCGATTTGGCTGTGCTTAAGATTGAAGGAAAAGGCCCTTGGCCAAAAGCACAATTAGGAGATTCAACAAAAATTAAAGTTGGGGATTGGGCAATCGCAGTAGGAAATCCATTCGGCCTTGAAAATACAGTTACGCTTGGCATTATTAGTAATCTAAAAAGAAACGTCACTCAATTAGGTATATACGATAAAAAACTTGAGCTTATTCAAACTGACGCTGCCATTAACCCTGGAAATTCTGGAGGTCCACTATTAAATAGCAGTGGAGAAGTAATTGGTATTAATACCTTGATCAGATCAGGTCCAGGAGCAGGTTTAAGTTTTGCAATTCCAATCAATAGAGCAAAGGAAATTGCCTATCAACTAATAAATAATGGCAAAGCGATTCATCCTATGATTGGAATAAGCCTGATAGATGACAGTAATTTTGAAACAAATAAAAATGTTGTAAAAGTTGGTTATATAGTCCCGAATAGTCCAGCGGAAAAAAGTGGAATTATGATAGATGACATCATTATAAAAGTGGGTAATAAAGAAATCGAAACCGCTTCAGACGTAATAAGTGAAATAAGTAAAAATGGTATTAATAAGCAAATAAATATTTTATTAAAACGTAGAAATAAATTTATTGGAATTAAAGTAATACCAACTGATATTACTAATCTACAATAA
- the nadB gene encoding L-aspartate oxidase, which produces MLRPPFSQEPIPINNWDVIVIGAGAAGLMTCLELPSNLKVLLLNRNTSKVSSSRWAQGGIASVVRQDDSFDLHAEDTLKAGDGLCDFQAVEMLVKEAPGCVERLQNLGMIFDQSSDQLATTLEAAHSRRRVLHVKDRTGRALVEVLEDHIENQKNILHCRGVRVTELLIENKECRGVQVLDGANLYWIKSRAVVLATGGGGHLFTNTTNPAQSSGEGIALAWKAGAAIEDLEFVQFHPTALKFYGAPCFLISEALRGEGAILVDKNGESPVKNLENRDLATRDQVSRAIMKNMHDNNVDHVGLDLRYIDPEKIVERFPTILSRCQDYGVNPLNEVIPVAPAAHYWMGGVKTDLNASSTRKGLYAVGEVASTGVHGANRLASNSLMECLVFARKMSSIVLNDLSKVEKFDRSFQEFDIEDPKEDQISIIVEKIDELRKLCWLNLGVSRNKVNMSKFLNYIQNDIDKLNKNDLLNSLEKIKFDQKIKLSERNRRALNLLLDLKNRQITTITLLKACLFREESRGGHYRDDFPHKDKNWECHTRQQLDQKIHKRFIKN; this is translated from the coding sequence ATGTTAAGACCTCCATTTTCGCAAGAACCGATACCAATAAATAATTGGGATGTAATCGTTATAGGCGCTGGAGCCGCTGGCCTTATGACTTGTCTTGAATTACCCTCAAATTTAAAAGTGCTTCTTTTGAACAGAAATACTAGTAAGGTATCTTCTAGTAGATGGGCTCAAGGCGGAATTGCATCTGTTGTTAGACAAGATGATTCATTTGATCTTCATGCTGAGGATACTTTAAAAGCAGGAGATGGACTTTGTGATTTTCAAGCTGTAGAAATGCTAGTTAAAGAAGCTCCAGGATGTGTAGAAAGGTTGCAGAATTTAGGTATGATTTTTGATCAAAGTTCTGATCAACTAGCTACTACCTTGGAAGCAGCCCATTCACGAAGAAGAGTCTTACATGTTAAAGATCGTACGGGAAGAGCATTAGTTGAAGTTCTAGAAGATCATATTGAGAATCAAAAAAATATTCTTCATTGCAGGGGTGTAAGGGTAACTGAACTTCTCATTGAAAATAAAGAATGTAGAGGTGTTCAGGTTCTTGATGGGGCAAATTTATATTGGATTAAATCTAGAGCTGTTGTTTTGGCTACAGGTGGGGGTGGGCACTTATTTACAAATACAACAAATCCTGCTCAATCTTCTGGTGAAGGGATTGCTCTTGCATGGAAAGCAGGAGCTGCTATCGAAGATTTAGAGTTCGTGCAATTTCATCCAACAGCTTTAAAATTTTATGGTGCACCTTGCTTCTTAATATCTGAGGCACTTAGAGGGGAAGGAGCGATTTTAGTTGATAAAAATGGTGAAAGTCCAGTTAAAAATCTTGAAAATCGTGATCTAGCTACTAGAGATCAGGTAAGTAGAGCAATTATGAAAAATATGCATGATAATAATGTAGACCATGTTGGCTTAGATCTTCGCTATATTGACCCAGAAAAAATTGTAGAGCGCTTCCCCACGATCTTAAGTCGATGTCAGGATTATGGCGTTAATCCTTTAAATGAGGTTATTCCCGTAGCTCCTGCAGCTCATTATTGGATGGGAGGTGTTAAAACTGATCTAAATGCATCTTCAACAAGAAAAGGATTATATGCCGTTGGAGAAGTCGCTTCTACAGGTGTGCATGGTGCTAATAGACTGGCAAGTAATTCACTGATGGAGTGTCTTGTTTTCGCAAGAAAAATGTCTTCAATTGTTTTGAATGATCTTTCTAAAGTTGAAAAATTTGATAGATCATTTCAAGAGTTTGATATTGAAGATCCTAAAGAAGATCAAATTTCTATAATTGTTGAAAAAATTGATGAACTAAGAAAACTATGTTGGTTAAATTTGGGTGTATCTAGAAATAAGGTAAATATGAGTAAATTTTTAAATTACATTCAAAATGATATAGATAAATTAAATAAAAATGATTTACTAAATAGTCTTGAAAAAATAAAATTTGATCAAAAAATAAAACTTAGTGAACGCAATAGAAGAGCATTAAATCTTTTACTTGATTTAAAGAATAGACAAATAACTACTATAACTTTATTAAAAGCTTGTCTATTTAGAGAGGAAAGTAGAGGAGGGCATTATAGAGATGATTTCCCTCATAAAGATAAAAATTGGGAATGCCATACTAGACAACAGTTAGATCAAAAAATTCACAAAAGATTTATTAAAAATTAA
- a CDS encoding TolC family protein yields MLKKVINPILFLPLALFINSLEVLSTEKKDFIDKILEEKSNTPFINYQEIGKIILNNEELKSLHNLVTSASFNLSSQIAKRYPSIDFQANGLPKYVSGKKYSSNSQTLKTSQFTANPSININWDLIDPLRGSEITIAKENLKIAENNYEIKKKDLIQEARQRYHTYQKSYQDIKNKKFTLDLSITSLNNAKAKLDAGIGTKFEVLEAEAQLSRDKQSLNEKKIEHEINKISLKEILNIKEDLEINKEQNLIGFWNHKLNKNIYEGLDKNLSLQNLLLQKSIKRNQANSFLSQNKPKIYISNTFSTTFSKGDSLSTSIDSKKSGSNYTNTVSLNFSWSLFNGGQNKNSFKSKIADAEAEEYAFKNLKNVLKTNITKAYLNLKLNEEKIISTLKEIESSKESLRLSRLRYDVGISTLKDVLLRQSDLSNAKSKNINALYNYNLNLDELERLTFLEISKNCMDNNNNEIKEKQSICNNSI; encoded by the coding sequence ATGCTTAAAAAAGTAATAAATCCTATCTTATTTTTGCCTCTCGCTCTATTTATTAACTCTCTCGAAGTACTATCGACCGAAAAAAAAGACTTTATAGATAAAATTTTGGAAGAAAAATCAAATACACCTTTTATTAATTATCAAGAGATAGGAAAAATAATCTTAAATAATGAAGAGTTGAAATCATTGCATAATTTAGTTACCTCTGCAAGCTTTAACCTTTCTAGTCAAATTGCTAAAAGATATCCATCAATAGATTTTCAAGCCAACGGGTTACCAAAATATGTCTCAGGTAAAAAGTATAGTAGCAATTCGCAGACGCTAAAAACTTCACAATTTACGGCTAATCCTTCTATAAATATTAATTGGGACTTAATCGACCCCCTCAGAGGATCTGAGATTACAATTGCCAAAGAAAATCTCAAAATTGCAGAAAATAATTATGAGATCAAGAAAAAAGATTTAATTCAAGAAGCAAGACAGAGGTATCACACCTACCAGAAGTCATATCAGGATATCAAAAATAAAAAATTCACACTTGATTTATCAATTACAAGTTTAAATAATGCTAAGGCAAAGTTAGATGCAGGAATTGGTACAAAATTTGAAGTTCTTGAAGCAGAAGCTCAATTATCTCGAGATAAACAATCTCTTAATGAAAAGAAAATTGAACATGAAATTAATAAAATTTCCCTTAAAGAGATTCTGAACATAAAGGAAGATTTAGAAATTAATAAAGAGCAAAATCTAATAGGTTTCTGGAATCATAAATTAAATAAAAATATTTATGAAGGTTTAGATAAAAATCTTTCCTTACAAAACCTTCTTCTTCAAAAATCTATTAAAAGGAACCAAGCAAATAGTTTTTTATCTCAAAATAAGCCAAAGATTTACATCAGCAACACATTCTCTACTACATTTTCCAAGGGCGACTCTCTATCTACTAGTATTGACTCAAAAAAATCAGGATCCAACTATACAAATACAGTAAGTTTAAATTTTTCATGGAGTCTTTTTAATGGCGGACAGAATAAGAACTCTTTCAAATCAAAAATCGCAGACGCAGAAGCTGAAGAATATGCTTTTAAAAATCTAAAAAATGTTTTAAAAACAAATATTACTAAAGCTTATTTGAATCTAAAATTAAATGAAGAGAAAATAATTTCAACTCTTAAAGAAATTGAATCTAGTAAAGAGTCTTTAAGGCTTTCCAGACTTAGATATGATGTCGGTATTTCAACGCTAAAAGATGTACTCTTAAGACAAAGTGACTTAAGTAATGCGAAATCAAAAAATATTAATGCTCTTTATAATTACAACTTGAATCTAGATGAATTAGAAAGATTAACTTTTCTTGAAATCAGTAAAAATTGCATGGATAACAATAATAATGAAATAAAAGAAAAACAATCTATTTGCAATAATTCAATATGA
- a CDS encoding vitamin K epoxide reductase family protein: MAIKTLNRRNKKDFKWPKIIIAILSTIGIVDTGSITLKNWGLFTSLSCPGINNGCETVLNSPWGTLFKNNQVNIPLSLAGFITYLSILLLTIILSLNLISPKEKLNKFLWWLIFLISCASSTFSFLLINIMFFKIQAYCFFCILSAILSFSIFIISMIGAKFESREPMIFRGFVVAISVLLGGLIWSTNVDPSNAIDVRSPTENVSPIITTSSSPQKVKFAKFLSENNIVMYSAYWCPHCHDQKQLFGKEAVKELKVVECAKDGKDNEYELCQTKGISGFPSWEINGEIISGTSDLNELATKTGYQGDLNF, from the coding sequence ATGGCCATTAAGACTTTAAACAGAAGAAATAAAAAAGATTTTAAATGGCCCAAAATCATAATCGCAATTCTTAGCACGATAGGCATAGTTGACACAGGATCGATTACTTTAAAAAATTGGGGATTATTTACTTCACTTTCATGCCCAGGGATAAACAATGGTTGTGAAACAGTTTTAAATAGTCCTTGGGGCACTTTATTTAAAAATAATCAAGTTAATATACCTCTCTCATTAGCTGGATTTATAACGTATTTATCAATATTACTTTTGACAATAATACTTTCACTTAATCTAATTTCCCCAAAAGAAAAACTAAATAAATTTTTGTGGTGGTTAATATTTTTAATATCTTGTGCGTCATCAACATTTAGCTTTCTATTGATCAATATAATGTTTTTTAAGATTCAAGCATATTGCTTTTTTTGTATACTTTCAGCAATTTTATCGTTTTCTATCTTTATAATTTCTATGATTGGAGCAAAGTTTGAAAGTAGAGAACCCATGATTTTTAGAGGTTTCGTAGTCGCCATTAGTGTTCTGCTAGGTGGCCTAATTTGGTCAACTAACGTTGACCCCTCTAATGCTATTGATGTTAGAAGTCCTACTGAAAATGTATCGCCAATAATTACCACTTCAAGTTCTCCCCAGAAGGTAAAATTTGCAAAATTTTTAAGTGAAAACAATATTGTTATGTATAGTGCATATTGGTGCCCGCATTGCCACGATCAAAAACAATTATTTGGTAAGGAAGCAGTTAAAGAATTAAAAGTAGTTGAGTGTGCTAAAGATGGTAAAGATAATGAGTATGAGCTATGCCAAACGAAAGGAATCAGTGGATTTCCTTCTTGGGAAATAAATGGAGAAATTATTAGTGGTACGAGTGACTTAAATGAATTAGCAACAAAAACCGGCTATCAGGGAGATCTTAATTTTTAA
- a CDS encoding DUF2973 domain-containing protein: MSILFPIIYSAALTYLVWKAFRVMSNGWGISGIEKKRSNISNFKQKKYTIHPELLDNAGNITEEELLTVRFSNDNDSSLEEKGSTND; this comes from the coding sequence ATGAGTATTCTATTTCCAATCATATATTCTGCAGCCCTTACTTATCTGGTGTGGAAAGCTTTTAGAGTGATGTCTAATGGATGGGGAATATCTGGGATAGAAAAAAAACGTTCCAATATCTCGAACTTCAAACAAAAAAAATACACAATTCATCCTGAATTGCTTGATAATGCAGGTAATATAACAGAAGAGGAACTACTAACTGTTAGATTTTCAAATGATAATGATTCTTCCTTAGAAGAAAAGGGTTCAACAAATGATTAA